The Helianthus annuus cultivar XRQ/B chromosome 15, HanXRQr2.0-SUNRISE, whole genome shotgun sequence genomic sequence cttagttattgtagtaggcccctcttttgagggcgacgttaccctcaacccagtagtttgagtcagcaaggatacaatcctaaagggttggattattggaagataattaattaagttattaatgcaaattgtggtaggccccgcttttggcggtgacgttacactcgactaagtagtctgagtcagcagggatacagtcctaaatagccgggatatagtattaatagtagttaacttatgagggggtcaaagagtttggatccccgccatccaatacctatgggcattgaaggagatcctactaaatttgacccaggtcccttgcaggacctctaaacgctgaacaagggcaagacccttaccaaaccgttcccttaaccctcgaccaggtagccaacatacctccatatagaccgtggagatatgaatggtgaaaatcttttattttatatagacagtaaaataatgccaagacaccacggacaaacgataaggaaagatcaccttcaacataagcaactagttattaaagtcattaatacaaaaccaaataaaaagtgcaaaagatttaaaataaaaagtataatactaaacacttgtcttcaccaagtgatgtaagagacttaggcaaacatggccttgattgtcaagaactcttactatcaatcttggatcccgagacgactcacacactctacgatggacaatggatgatggtggtggatgatggtgttgtggtggtggtgggtggtggatgaagtgtgagagaggtggtgtgccaagggatgagttgaaatgaaaccaagcactcctatttataggctgaacagaaggctgggcacgggcccgtgtccgctggacacgcccccgtgcccctctgacactctctctcttcattaattgtaattcacaattacaattaatgcgcctgctgtactttcgccacgcccccgtgttcactggacacggccccgtggtgggcaatagaagcttctataggtttgtcttttctgctgcttcttgggcacggccccgtgctggctgagcacgaggcgtgttcagtcttctgttttcttttctctgcttgggaggatgccgttgaggggtcgggcaatctacttttgttccttttcttgtatttatgttagaattagctgtctttttgcttcttttgtgaatttgagctcatttcatcctgaaaatacaaaaggaagacaaaaacactctttttccaacattagtacttaaaaagggttagttttatgcctcatttgatgtaatttatatgttgcattttacacacatcagcaaACATAccaagtctattattctagaaataaagatTCATCACACAAAAGTCATacgaaaccttcacctaagatgatcaccgaaagtttagccggacatggcttggtgaatcatcattcCAACAAGATCAATGTTCATATGAATCGAAATACAAACCGAATTGTTTAGAAATGTTTAGAACCAACAAGAAacagccaaaatcgcccccaatGTTCTGAGAAAATGTCCAATGATGAGATATGTGAAAAGACACTCCAAAAACGGTTTTAATGAAGCAGGTACGAAATTGTCCGTCgcctccaccgtaatttacggtctccaccgtaaattacggtgaacATCAAATTGTTACGGTGATATGCTACTGTAATACGGTGGAAGAATGCAGGTTTCAGGGCCACCGTAAACTAtggtggccaccgtaatttacggtgaagcCCTGATTCTTGGGTTTTGTTTCTTCTTTCATTCCATGCATGACCCATTCATCTCCAAACCGTCCAAAGCAGCGTTTTATCCCTTTTAAGCTCCCGaactgcacctgaaacataagaaaccgtagttatctaattcaagataattacgcaATCAAATGAGGGATAAAATAGTCTTTTAACatcattaagggttgtcctatagACCACCCGTCACTGGTCGCCTGATCGATCAGTTGTTGATCTGAGCGTTTTGCgtgacgagttttgctgtttcgatttcgattgcaagCGGTGCGATGCGATGCAGTTTCATAGACAAATTAGTTTTAATCCTAACCACTCATAtctcgcactatctcttctccactaattatcatactatatcaacatagaaacatccttatttcgtatccgttttgcgattgcgattcgattgcgattgagttcgattgcgattcgattgactaccacacataacataaataaacatgcacaagtaacacataaggcacacacacacgtgtaacaatcaccaaaatgcgtatttcgagttgcgagcgcgatgttgattagattagttcgattagcgtttaattgactttatcgcattgttacttcctattattcacagtcgtaaagcgataaTATTCGATTACAGCGATTATAATtgagtactccacataatacaactaacataaaacataaaatagactaactataagtcaaagaagtcaaaacagggattgagcaaggagagacagattgcaattagcaatcttttcctcctttgacttcaatcttgactttgactttgactttcgaaacacggggtgttacacaacaGACCGCCTTGTGCAAACCCGTTAGGGGTTCCGTACGAGCTTCTTATTATCGACTCGCGCTCACGTTATACTACCACACTACCTTTCCTAATGTAGTCGCACTGCACTATTTTCaaaaatgaacgagtgattagatcgagattaggtgtaaaaaccgcaaactctcaatCAGATCGCTTGTTTGCCCCGCGTTTTTATCTATAAACAAGAGAATTTGCATTGaactaggagtgaaatccatactttaacgcAAATTTTCCTCTCTACTTTATCAAAacaggaacgaagttgttaagtcaggggtgaaacccggaccttgacgacttgttctgccctctattttggttttacaacactctcaccaaagtctcgacggactccaacgacttgaagccATACTGTAATTGGAAGGATGCGTGCCGTTCGCTCAAAgtcgaggcgagagcacagtcctgAAAGCCAAAGTGTGTGCCAAAAGTCTTTATGAATAGTCGAATctctttgggtagtcaatgtctatcagcctAAGACAATCTatattcgatttcaagctcgcaatcgctgattttatgtgtttcgtttctgagcccgcaactgctgactctgatataTGTCGTTTTATGTGGAactttatgtgttttatgtggttttactTGTTTACGTGTTTCGATTTTGGTGATTTATACGCTTTTCGCCGTTCGTTTTGATTGACACACACGAAtcgcactgcacatctatctcAACACGCTGACAAATCGTTGCTATTTATGGATGATCGCATGTTATGTTACTcgcttatgctatactactcgCTGTGTACTCGCTGATCGCAACCGCTATTCTCGAACGCGCAAActttgaataataggtttctATGTTCAGACTGTATCATGTGTTTCTGTGccttacgtgcttacgtgctcctacgtgcttatgtgttctatgattatgtgcctatgtgattatgtgtttgtaTGGTTGATGTGTTCCTATGCTTTAGTAGTagtacgtgtgaggtgagattcgattatatagcgttttgaatcctatggcgctgtctattgcagacaatgtcatcATCTGGATCATTTCATTCCCGCTCCGCTCGCCGCAATCACGATGACAAACGCATCGCCTCTCTGGTCGCTAAGCAGATAGCGAAAGTTATTCCCCAAATTGTTAGTGAGctgaatgaaaacgctagcaGATCTTCAGAAGAGTCCAGGATTGATTCACCTAagtctgcttttagcttcaaaTAGTTCAAAGCTTACGGTCCGAATGAATTTACcggcgaagatggtcctacgattatgtttcaatggtttgattcgattAAAGTCACCCTGCGTCAGAGCaactgtcctgaaaatctccgaaCTGTTAACGCCACCgacgtcttccagtcccgcgctttagactagtggacggccgagagaaacaagagagggaatgatgcagcttacagGCTGACGTGGGATGAGTCGAAGAACCTGATGatgaaagagttctgccctccccacaagctccaaaagttggaggacgagttctggcatctCAAGCAGAAGGATGGCCACAACGCTGctttgactgctcgcttcaagcagctcagtataaTCTATCCAGGTCAAGTTTCTAcgcccgaaatcaccatcaagaagtatatccgtgctcttccggattgtgtggCTGATTTCGTTCAAGCTGCCAAGACGTCAACCATCGAGGAAACTTTTCTACTCGCTGCTGAGAtaaacgacaagcgagtcaaagCTGGGTATTGGGATAAAGCTTCCAagaatctgcatcaagctaccaccgctgaaaccgccgccACCCCGCAGtcttcaaagtcctctcgtcgcaagaggaagaacaacaacaacggtaGCAAAAATTGCGTTGACACCACTGCTGCCCCGCTTCAATCAGTACCTTCTCAACCGCAGCCTCaacaccgccaagtagcggcGCTGGTTACCCAAGCACCGCTGGCCAAGCGTGCTTACACTAGTCCTCATTCGGCTTGCCCTACTTGTACCTATCACcacccggtgggaatcgcctgcagatactgtgtgcattgcaacatgtacgaccacttcaccgccaactgccgtacAGGACCACGTCAAGCGCTAGCtccagctcaaggtcaagctcctgttcaacaagctctacttcctgctcCCCAAGGCCAGCAAGCGGCTCCTGCACCCGCGATCCATGCTAGAGCTTGCTTCGCGTGTGGTGACCCCAACCACTTCACAAACATGTGTCCGAAttgagtggtgaagcaagagccacaataGCAGCAgccccaacaacagcagcagcaacaacagccagcagcccgcggacgcactttcaacatcaatgtccgccaAGCTCAAGTCAATGAcaatgtggtcaatggtacgttccttatgaatggtatttatgcttcgtgtttatttgatactggagccgataactgttttgtatcgtttgaattcgaaaagatCCTAAACCATAAGCGCGCCTATCTGCCCTcgtcattcgatgttgaagttgccaccggaagaaccgtcgctgtcaattctgttcttcgtgattgtaccctcgaactcaacaatcacatctttcctatcAACCTTATTCTGATGCAGCTCGGTAGCTTTGACgttatagtaggcatggatttccttcgggaaaatcgtgctgaagttgtttgtttcgataagatgattcgcttctcgcacgctaatggtgatttattgtgtgtctaCGGTGAAGTCGCGtcgaagaaactccaactcatgtcGTGTGTACAGGCTAGCAAGTATCCccgcaaggaataccaagctttcttggcacacattgtagTAGCGGTGAAAAAAGAAGTTAAGGAGATAGATAAGGTGCccgtggttcgtgattttcctctTGTATTTCCTGACGagcttcctggattacctccgaGTCGTGATATCAACTTTCGCATCGAActcattcctggagcaaatcctgttactagagctccttatcgactcgctccatccgaaatgcgcgaactctcaagtcaactccaggaatttcttgataaaggcttcattcgccctagcacctctccttggggggcaccagtccttttcgtcaaaaagaaggatggatcattccggatgtgcatcgactacagggaattgaataagctaacgatcaagaaccgctatcccctgcctcgaatcgatgatttgtttgatcagctccAAGGTGCTTCGtgtttttcgaagatcgatctatgctcaggctatcaccaactacgcattcaagaggaggatatacccaaaaccgctttttgcactcgttacggccactatgagttcgttcttatgccttttggtttgaccaacgcacccgtggttttcatggatctaatgaatcacgtgtgtaaaccatttcttgaccgcttcgtcatcgtgttcatcgatgatatcctgatctattccaagtcgaaagccgaacacacgcaacatctacgtttggttctcgagctactccagggcaatcgactctatgccaaattcttcaagtgcgaattttggctggaggaggttcaattcctcggtcatatttttaatagtcaaggtattcacgtcgaccccgcgaagattgaagccgttaagagttgggttacacctaagaacccgtctgaagtccgttctttcctcagactagcgggctattatcgccgatttatcgaaggattctctaaaatcgctgtgccgcttacttcTCTGACACATAAAAACAAGCCTTTTGTTtagggaaccgaacaagagtctgcctttcaaactctcaagcatatgctctgcaatgctcccgttctcgctttacccgacggaaacgacgacttcgttgtctattgcg encodes the following:
- the LOC110914339 gene encoding bystin-like, which translates into the protein MSSSGSFHSRSARRNHDDKRIASLVAKQIAKVIPQIVTAKTSTIEETFLLAAEINDKRVKAGYWDKASKNLHQATTAETAATPQSSKSSRRKRKNNNNGSKNCVDTTAAPLQSVPSQPQPQHRQVAALLKNVGEIFKKYTSGKLPLAFKSIPAKQHWEELLYLTEPEKWSPNAMYQATRILASNMSSKKVEQFYKFVLLPRIRQDIRKNKKLHFELYQALKKAVYKPAA